A single genomic interval of Streptomyces sp. 1222.5 harbors:
- a CDS encoding transposase, with product MPPFRRLLVWARERGTVRRAGVKGTGTFGAGLSRYLPAQQVEVYEVNRPDRSARRLLGKSDPLDAQVAARAVLSGRARTARAKSGDGPVHSARTSKLGKDSAVKARTQAINQLKAVLVIADPAPREQLSSLGNRELFRTRARLGPPGGGGDEDAVAQATYLTLRMLAERIEQLPGQIDELNQRLTRLVERHAPQLLVPVGIGPDSGVTLLITMRRPRVTEH from the coding sequence ATGCCGCCGTTCCGCCGGCTGCTCGTCTGGGCCCGCGAGCGGGGTACGGTGCGCCGAGCCGGTGTGAAGGGCACAGGCACCTTCGGCGCGGGCCTGTCCCGCTACCTGCCGGCTCAGCAGGTCGAGGTATATGAGGTGAACCGGCCCGACCGCTCGGCCCGCCGGCTGCTGGGGAAGTCGGACCCGCTCGATGCGCAGGTCGCCGCGCGGGCCGTGCTCAGCGGTCGCGCCCGGACGGCCCGGGCCAAGTCCGGCGACGGTCCGGTGCACAGCGCCCGGACGTCGAAACTCGGCAAGGACTCCGCGGTCAAGGCCCGTACCCAGGCGATCAACCAGCTCAAAGCCGTTCTGGTCATCGCCGATCCCGCCCCTCGGGAACAGCTGTCCAGCCTGGGCAACCGCGAGCTGTTCCGCACCCGCGCACGCCTCGGCCCACCCGGCGGTGGGGGTGACGAGGACGCGGTGGCCCAGGCCACCTACCTGACGTTGCGCATGCTCGCCGAGCGCATTGAGCAGCTCCCCGGGCAGATCGATGAGCTGAACCAGCGGCTGACCCGGCTCGTCGAACGCCATGCCCCACAGTTGCTCGTACCCGTGGGCATCGGTCCGGACAGCGGCGTCACTCTACTGATCACCATGAGACGACCCCGAGTGACTGAACACTGA
- a CDS encoding GAF and ANTAR domain-containing protein, with amino-acid sequence MDPVVTVIPGSRSARIQALVAEQAALRGARVGLLDVCTAAVAALPVGGAGVSAMSRGRASHPLCSTDSVSQQLEELQLTLGEGPCVDAFVLGSSVLCTDLLAGELQRHWMVFADAALEAGARAVFAFPLQIGAISPGVLDLYSSSSVELDADEVADAMAFADTATLLLLDAGISETGVPSDTCASGTDMTGTDRPDAASFDDLGDYRAEIDQATGILMVQLGVGVEEAFIRLRAHAYARGTRISVVAADVVAHRLRFSPETTPSDVRPPDARPPDSQPPDARPPDEEP; translated from the coding sequence CTGGATCCGGTGGTCACCGTGATCCCCGGCAGCCGGTCGGCGCGGATCCAGGCTCTCGTGGCCGAGCAGGCGGCCCTGCGCGGCGCCCGGGTCGGCCTCCTCGACGTGTGTACGGCGGCGGTGGCGGCGCTGCCGGTCGGCGGGGCCGGGGTGTCCGCGATGTCCCGCGGCCGGGCGAGTCATCCGCTGTGCAGCACCGACTCCGTCAGTCAGCAGCTGGAAGAACTCCAGCTCACACTGGGCGAGGGGCCGTGCGTGGATGCCTTTGTCCTCGGATCCTCGGTCCTCTGCACCGACTTGTTGGCCGGTGAACTCCAGCGGCATTGGATGGTGTTCGCCGACGCGGCCCTGGAAGCCGGAGCCAGGGCGGTCTTCGCTTTCCCCCTGCAGATCGGTGCCATCAGCCCCGGCGTACTCGACCTGTACTCCAGCAGCTCGGTCGAGCTGGACGCGGACGAGGTGGCCGATGCGATGGCCTTCGCCGACACTGCCACGCTGCTTCTGCTCGACGCCGGGATCAGCGAGACGGGTGTCCCGTCCGACACCTGCGCCTCCGGCACCGACATGACCGGCACGGACCGGCCGGACGCCGCGTCCTTCGACGACCTGGGCGATTACCGGGCCGAGATCGACCAGGCCACCGGCATCCTCATGGTCCAGCTCGGCGTCGGCGTCGAGGAAGCCTTTATCCGGCTGCGCGCCCACGCGTACGCCCGGGGGACACGGATCTCGGTGGTCGCCGCCGACGTGGTCGCCCACCGGCTCCGCTTCTCCCCGGAGACCACACCGTCCGACGTGAGACCGCCGGATGCACGTCCTCCCGACTCGCAACCGCCGGATGCGCGACCGCCCGACGAGGAGCCCTGA
- a CDS encoding IS110 family transposase gives MNTEASFAALCGVSPVEYSSGRRSTHRLNYGGDRQANAALHRIVFTRLRHDPRTQAYYERRTQEGRTRREIVRCLKRYAAREVFNLVRPVSRNPAL, from the coding sequence CTGAACACTGAAGCGTCCTTTGCTGCCCTTTGCGGAGTCAGCCCCGTCGAGTATTCCTCGGGCCGTCGGAGCACGCACCGACTCAACTACGGCGGCGACCGGCAGGCCAACGCCGCCCTGCACCGCATCGTCTTCACCCGGCTGCGGCACGACCCCCGTACCCAGGCGTACTACGAACGCCGCACCCAGGAGGGCAGGACCCGACGTGAGATCGTCCGATGCCTCAAGCGGTATGCCGCCCGCGAGGTCTTCAACCTGGTCAGACCGGTTTCCCGCAACCCCGCGTTATAG
- a CDS encoding phosphoketolase yields the protein MPLGPTTGTTLDTPGTPDRLDQEELSALDAHWRAANYLAVGQIYLMANPLLTEPLAPEHVKPRLLGHWGTSPGLNLVHTHLNRVVKARNLDAICVWGPGHGGPAVVANSWLEGSYTETYPDITRDAAGMTRLFRQFSFPGGIPSHVAPETPGSIHEGGELGYSLSHAYGAAFDDPGLLVACVIGDGEAETGPLAASWHSNKFLDPVRDGAVLPILHLNGYKIANPTVLARIPEPELDSLLRGYGHEPLHVTGDDPHAVHQTMARAMDEALDRIAAFQYAARAGSVITERPRWPVIVLRTPKGWTGPAEVDGLPVEGTWRAHQVPLPAVRENPDHLRQLERWLRSYRPEELFDEHGRPREQVLACVPDGAHRLGASPHTNGGLLLHDLPMPPLERFAVPVDRPGATAHEPTRVLGDLLAQVMADTGERRDFRLVGPDETASNRLQAVYEASGKAWEAQVLPTDEHLERGGRVVEILSEHTCQGWLEGYLLTGRHGLFSCYEAFVHIVDSMANQHIKWLRVARRLPWRRPIASLNYLLTSHVWRQDNNGFSHQDPGFVDHVLNKSPEVVRVYYPPDANTLLCVADHVLRSRDYVNVVVAGKQPCFDWLDIDAARAHCARGAGIWDWAGTESEPGEPDVVLACAGDVPTLEVLAAASLLRHHLPELAVRVVNVVDIARLLPAEEHPHGMPDSEYDALFTPDKPVVFAYHGYPWLIHRLAYRRANHPHLHVRGYKEEGTTTTPFDMVVRNDLDRYRLVMDVIDRVPGLAVRAAALRQRMADVRYLHHDWIRAHGADLPEVAEWTWSQ from the coding sequence ATGCCACTCGGCCCCACGACCGGGACCACCCTCGACACTCCGGGCACGCCCGACCGCCTCGACCAGGAGGAGCTGAGCGCTCTGGACGCCCATTGGCGGGCGGCGAACTACCTGGCCGTCGGGCAGATCTACCTCATGGCCAACCCTCTGCTGACCGAGCCATTGGCGCCTGAGCACGTCAAGCCGCGACTGCTCGGGCACTGGGGCACTTCACCGGGCCTGAATCTGGTCCACACCCACCTCAACAGGGTCGTCAAAGCGAGGAACCTGGACGCGATCTGTGTCTGGGGGCCCGGTCACGGCGGGCCGGCCGTGGTGGCGAACTCCTGGCTGGAGGGCAGCTACACCGAGACGTACCCGGACATCACGCGGGACGCGGCCGGCATGACCCGCCTCTTCCGGCAGTTCTCCTTCCCGGGCGGCATCCCCAGTCATGTCGCACCCGAGACCCCCGGATCGATCCACGAGGGCGGCGAGCTGGGCTACTCCCTCTCTCATGCCTACGGGGCCGCGTTCGACGATCCGGGGCTCCTGGTGGCCTGCGTGATCGGCGACGGTGAGGCCGAGACGGGCCCACTGGCCGCCTCCTGGCACTCGAACAAGTTCCTCGACCCGGTACGGGACGGTGCCGTCCTGCCGATCCTGCACCTCAACGGCTACAAGATCGCCAACCCGACGGTCCTGGCCCGGATACCGGAGCCCGAACTCGACTCCCTGCTCAGGGGATACGGCCACGAGCCCCTCCATGTCACCGGGGACGACCCTCACGCCGTCCACCAGACGATGGCTCGCGCCATGGACGAGGCCCTGGACCGTATCGCCGCCTTCCAGTACGCCGCCCGTGCCGGTTCCGTCATCACCGAACGCCCACGCTGGCCGGTGATCGTGCTGCGCACGCCCAAGGGCTGGACCGGGCCCGCCGAGGTCGACGGCCTCCCGGTGGAGGGCACCTGGCGAGCGCACCAGGTGCCGCTGCCGGCCGTACGCGAGAACCCGGACCATCTGCGGCAGTTGGAGCGATGGCTGCGCTCCTACCGGCCCGAGGAACTCTTCGACGAGCACGGACGCCCCCGGGAACAGGTCCTCGCCTGCGTCCCCGACGGCGCGCACCGCCTGGGCGCCAGCCCGCACACCAACGGCGGCCTGCTGCTGCACGACCTGCCCATGCCGCCCCTGGAGCGGTTCGCCGTCCCGGTCGACAGGCCCGGCGCGACGGCGCACGAGCCGACCCGCGTCCTCGGCGACCTGCTGGCGCAGGTGATGGCCGACACGGGCGAGCGGCGCGACTTCCGGCTGGTCGGGCCGGACGAGACGGCCTCCAACCGCCTTCAGGCCGTCTACGAGGCGAGCGGCAAGGCGTGGGAGGCCCAGGTACTGCCCACGGACGAGCACCTGGAGCGCGGCGGCCGGGTGGTGGAGATCCTCTCCGAACACACCTGTCAGGGCTGGCTGGAGGGCTATCTCCTCACCGGCCGGCATGGCCTGTTCTCCTGTTACGAGGCTTTCGTCCACATCGTCGACTCCATGGCGAACCAGCACATCAAGTGGCTGCGCGTCGCCCGCCGGCTCCCCTGGCGCCGCCCTATCGCCTCCCTCAACTACCTGCTGACCTCGCACGTGTGGCGCCAGGACAACAACGGCTTCTCGCATCAGGACCCCGGTTTCGTCGACCACGTACTGAACAAGTCGCCGGAGGTCGTGCGGGTCTACTATCCGCCGGACGCCAACACCCTGCTGTGCGTGGCGGATCACGTGCTGCGCAGCCGCGACTACGTCAACGTCGTCGTCGCGGGCAAGCAGCCCTGCTTCGACTGGCTCGACATCGACGCCGCCCGCGCGCACTGCGCCCGCGGCGCCGGCATCTGGGACTGGGCCGGCACCGAGTCCGAGCCCGGCGAGCCCGACGTGGTGCTCGCCTGCGCGGGCGACGTACCCACCCTCGAAGTGCTCGCCGCGGCCTCGCTGCTCCGTCACCATCTGCCCGAACTCGCGGTACGGGTGGTCAACGTCGTCGACATCGCCCGGCTCCTGCCCGCGGAGGAACATCCGCACGGGATGCCCGACAGCGAGTACGACGCGCTGTTCACCCCCGACAAGCCCGTCGTCTTCGCTTACCACGGCTATCCGTGGCTCATCCACCGGCTCGCCTACCGCCGGGCCAACCACCCGCACCTGCACGTGCGCGGGTACAAGGAGGAGGGCACGACCACGACCCCGTTCGACATGGTCGTACGCAACGACCTCGACCGTTACCGGCTGGTCATGGACGTGATCGACCGGGTGCCGGGCCTCGCGGTGCGCGCGGCAGCGCTGCGGCAGCGGATGGCCGACGTCCGTTACCTCCATCACGACTGGATCCGCGCCCATGGGGCGGACCTGCCCGAGGTCGCCGAATGGACCTGGAGTCAGTGA
- a CDS encoding ATP-binding protein, with the protein MTGWRVRDYTQDDLEALIRVDMESGTTEVPPLFPLSDAVTALQARHPAVVATADDALIGAAVSRVEGERAWILRICLAPGWRQRGLGSALVTALEQRLFAVGVRAVHAVLPEGETGATALRNCDFGARPGLVFFEKRGPVTPQSADTLSSLGAELPPGGLWQKVAGMQREKRLIERRLVLPLAHPELAAQHGVELPRAVMLFGPPGTGKSTFTHAIASRLGWPFLELFPARLAAEYGLATGLNRRFDEIARLDRVLVFIDEVEEIAGERGGADATAVGVVNELLKAIVRFRNQDGRLLVCATNNVTTLDSAFLRHGRFDYVLPIGPPDHTARTALWESYLARAGAQADSEVLASASEGFTPADIAHAARTVSQAQFERTFDTGTRTTPTTDDYLDTIRDTRPTVSAAMAQEFAQQTEKFARI; encoded by the coding sequence ATGACGGGTTGGCGGGTCAGGGACTACACCCAGGACGATCTCGAAGCGCTGATCCGTGTCGACATGGAGAGCGGCACGACCGAGGTGCCGCCGCTCTTCCCGCTCTCGGACGCCGTGACGGCCCTCCAGGCCCGCCATCCGGCTGTGGTGGCCACGGCCGACGACGCACTGATCGGCGCGGCGGTGAGCAGGGTGGAGGGCGAACGGGCATGGATCCTGCGCATCTGCCTGGCGCCCGGCTGGCGGCAGCGCGGGCTGGGCAGTGCCCTGGTCACCGCCCTTGAGCAACGGCTCTTCGCCGTGGGCGTCCGAGCGGTGCACGCCGTCCTGCCCGAGGGCGAGACCGGTGCCACCGCCCTGCGCAACTGCGACTTCGGCGCCCGCCCCGGGCTGGTCTTCTTCGAAAAGCGCGGGCCGGTGACTCCGCAGTCGGCCGACACGCTGTCCTCGCTCGGAGCCGAGCTGCCACCGGGGGGACTGTGGCAGAAGGTCGCGGGCATGCAACGGGAGAAGCGGCTCATCGAGCGACGCCTGGTCCTGCCGCTGGCCCATCCTGAACTGGCCGCCCAGCACGGAGTGGAACTGCCACGGGCGGTGATGCTGTTCGGCCCACCCGGGACCGGCAAGAGCACGTTCACGCATGCGATCGCCAGCCGCCTGGGATGGCCCTTCCTCGAACTGTTCCCCGCCCGTCTGGCCGCCGAGTACGGCCTGGCGACCGGGCTCAACCGGCGCTTCGACGAGATCGCCCGGCTCGACCGCGTCCTCGTCTTCATCGACGAGGTCGAGGAGATCGCCGGCGAACGCGGCGGCGCGGACGCGACCGCTGTCGGCGTCGTCAACGAACTGCTCAAAGCGATCGTCCGGTTCCGTAACCAGGACGGGCGGCTGCTCGTCTGCGCCACGAACAACGTCACCACGCTGGACTCCGCGTTCCTGCGCCACGGCCGCTTCGACTACGTCCTCCCGATCGGCCCTCCCGATCACACCGCCAGGACCGCACTGTGGGAGAGCTACCTGGCCCGAGCGGGGGCGCAGGCCGACAGCGAGGTACTCGCGTCCGCCAGCGAGGGGTTCACCCCCGCTGATATCGCCCATGCGGCGCGAACCGTCTCCCAGGCCCAGTTCGAGCGCACGTTCGACACCGGAACCCGGACCACCCCCACCACCGACGACTACCTGGACACGATCCGCGACACCAGGCCAACGGTCAGCGCCGCCATGGCTCAGGAATTCGCCCAGCAGACCGAGAAGTTCGCCCGCATCTAG
- a CDS encoding slipin family protein — protein sequence MGVLITVLAVCAVAGLVLLALSVRNVQQYEKGVVFRFGRLLPDIRGPGLRVIRPIGDRMRKVSVQTEVLGIPPQGSITADNVTLTVDAVVYFKVIDPVKALVNVRNYPAAVSQIAQTSLRSVIGRADLDTLLSDRDHINAELKKVMDAPTEEPWGLRIERVEIKDIALPESMMRSMSKQAEAERERRARVIAADGEFQASQRLTDAAATMADTPGALQLRLLQTVVDVSAEKNSTLVMPFPVEMLRFFDHQSRETDGESAGRRVHRITRRPALTTSALIPEPATPAPALTPSVSLPGERAGSRAEVARERRDNWPTRRDAEESLSG from the coding sequence ATGGGTGTTCTGATCACCGTGCTGGCGGTGTGCGCCGTGGCCGGGCTGGTCCTGCTCGCCCTGAGCGTGCGCAACGTCCAGCAGTACGAGAAGGGCGTGGTGTTCCGCTTCGGACGGCTGTTGCCGGACATCCGCGGGCCGGGCCTGCGCGTCATCCGGCCGATCGGGGACCGGATGAGGAAGGTGTCCGTCCAGACCGAGGTCCTCGGCATCCCGCCGCAAGGATCCATCACCGCCGACAACGTGACGCTCACCGTCGACGCGGTCGTCTACTTCAAGGTCATCGACCCCGTCAAGGCCCTGGTGAACGTGCGCAACTATCCTGCCGCCGTCTCCCAGATCGCGCAGACGTCGCTCCGCTCGGTCATCGGAAGGGCCGACCTGGACACGCTGCTCTCCGACCGCGACCACATCAACGCGGAACTCAAGAAGGTGATGGACGCCCCCACCGAGGAGCCCTGGGGGCTGCGCATCGAACGCGTCGAGATCAAGGACATAGCCCTTCCGGAGTCGATGATGCGCTCGATGTCCAAGCAGGCCGAGGCCGAGCGGGAACGCCGCGCGCGGGTCATCGCGGCCGACGGAGAGTTCCAGGCGTCCCAGCGGCTGACCGACGCCGCCGCGACGATGGCCGACACCCCCGGAGCACTCCAACTGCGGCTGCTGCAGACGGTGGTGGACGTCTCTGCCGAGAAGAACAGCACCCTCGTGATGCCGTTCCCCGTGGAGATGCTCCGCTTCTTCGACCACCAGAGCAGGGAAACCGACGGCGAGTCGGCCGGACGGCGCGTGCACCGGATCACCAGGCGCCCCGCGCTGACCACCAGCGCCCTGATCCCCGAGCCCGCCACCCCCGCACCGGCCCTCACACCGTCGGTCTCCCTGCCCGGGGAGCGGGCCGGCAGCCGTGCGGAGGTGGCCCGGGAGCGGCGGGACAACTGGCCGACGCGCCGGGACGCCGAGGAATCCCTGAGCGGTTGA
- the mgtA gene encoding magnesium-translocating P-type ATPase: MDLESVTTESVTTRAAELRVGDAAAEDAEAVLAALASSPDGLSGGETGEAAERLAAFGPNAVRTHHVRVLAVLGRQLRSALLILLAVTAGVSYFFGERTGAIIIAGILVLSVALGFVNEYRAEKAAQALHSRVRHTAVVVRDGAAGEVDVTELVPGDVVHLTLGQVVPADLRLLECTAFACDESVLTGESAPADKDPEPVAAGAALAELTSCALMGTVVHGGSATGVVVATGGRAEFGRIALGLGERQPETDFQAGLRRFSMLLLKVAAALTTGIFVINLLLHRPLLDALLFSLAIAVGITPQLLPAVVSTSLATGSRQLARRKVLVKRLVCIEDLGDMDVLVTDKTGTLTEGRIRFEAALDPAGTPSDTVLKLGLLATEGDLDQVGGNALDAALWQATDTPPTGHHRLALLPFDHDRQLGSALVERPDGSRLLVAKGAPEAVLARCGDVPEEAAAVLQEHFAAGSRVVAVATRDTGGQTSLTAADEYRLRLAGFLVFLDPPKTGAAASLRRLADLGITVKICTGDNALVAQKVCADLGMPPGRALTGQDIGQLDDDQLTRAAETTTVFARVSPQDKARVVRALRRRGRDIGFLGDGVNDALALHAADVGLSVDTATDVAKDAADVLLLEKDLGVLAAGVTEGRRIFANTIKYVLMGTSSNFGNMFSAAGASLVLPFLPMLPSQILLNNLLYDAGQLTIPTDHVDPEQLRAPSHWDIAFIRRFMLFFGPVSSLFDFLTFAVMIEVFHTGAELFRSGWFVESLATQALVVFAIRTRRVPFYRSRPSRPLLVSAIGVVTVGVALPMSPLAGPLGFQSLPLGLVLALALMVVLYLVLIEGAKHVFYARADARAALPPVRHRTLRHRIQRRAGRFSHPGPLRPW; encoded by the coding sequence ATGGACCTGGAGTCAGTGACCACGGAGTCGGTGACCACCCGTGCGGCGGAGCTGCGGGTGGGGGACGCCGCCGCCGAGGACGCGGAGGCCGTGCTGGCCGCGCTCGCGAGCAGCCCCGACGGCCTGTCGGGGGGCGAGACGGGTGAGGCGGCCGAGCGGCTCGCGGCCTTCGGGCCGAACGCCGTACGCACGCACCATGTCCGCGTCCTGGCGGTCCTCGGGCGGCAGCTGCGCAGCGCCCTGCTGATCCTGCTGGCGGTGACGGCCGGGGTCTCGTACTTCTTCGGCGAGCGGACCGGCGCGATCATCATCGCGGGGATTCTGGTGCTGAGCGTGGCGCTGGGATTCGTGAACGAGTACCGGGCGGAGAAGGCGGCACAGGCCCTGCACTCGCGGGTGCGGCACACGGCCGTCGTGGTCAGGGACGGCGCGGCCGGCGAGGTCGACGTGACCGAGCTGGTGCCGGGCGACGTCGTGCATCTGACGCTGGGGCAGGTGGTGCCCGCGGATCTGCGCCTGCTGGAGTGCACGGCGTTCGCCTGCGACGAGAGCGTCCTCACCGGGGAGTCCGCCCCCGCCGACAAGGACCCGGAACCGGTCGCCGCGGGGGCGGCACTGGCCGAGCTGACCTCCTGCGCGCTGATGGGGACCGTGGTGCACGGGGGCAGCGCCACCGGAGTGGTCGTCGCCACCGGAGGCCGTGCCGAGTTCGGGCGCATCGCGCTGGGGCTGGGAGAACGGCAGCCGGAGACCGACTTCCAGGCGGGGCTGCGCCGCTTCTCCATGCTGCTCCTCAAAGTCGCCGCCGCCCTCACCACCGGGATCTTCGTCATCAACCTCCTGCTCCACCGCCCGCTGCTCGACGCTCTGCTCTTCTCGCTGGCCATCGCGGTGGGCATCACCCCGCAGCTGCTGCCCGCCGTGGTGAGCACGAGCCTGGCCACCGGCTCACGGCAGCTGGCGCGGCGCAAGGTCCTGGTCAAACGGCTGGTGTGCATCGAGGACCTGGGCGACATGGACGTCCTGGTCACCGACAAGACCGGCACGCTCACCGAGGGCCGCATCCGTTTCGAGGCGGCCCTCGACCCGGCCGGTACACCCTCCGACACGGTGCTGAAGCTGGGCCTGCTGGCCACTGAGGGCGACCTGGACCAGGTGGGCGGGAACGCGCTGGACGCCGCGCTGTGGCAGGCCACGGACACACCCCCGACCGGACACCACCGGCTCGCGCTGCTGCCCTTCGACCACGACCGGCAACTGGGCTCCGCGCTCGTCGAGCGTCCGGACGGCAGCCGCCTGCTCGTCGCCAAGGGCGCGCCCGAGGCGGTCCTGGCCCGCTGCGGTGACGTACCCGAGGAGGCCGCGGCGGTGCTCCAGGAGCACTTCGCGGCGGGCAGCCGGGTGGTCGCCGTGGCCACCCGGGACACGGGCGGGCAGACGTCCCTCACCGCCGCCGACGAATACCGCCTGCGTCTGGCCGGCTTCCTGGTCTTCCTCGACCCGCCCAAGACCGGCGCCGCCGCCTCACTGCGCCGCCTCGCCGACCTCGGCATCACCGTCAAGATCTGTACCGGTGACAACGCGCTCGTCGCCCAGAAGGTCTGCGCCGACCTCGGCATGCCGCCCGGCCGCGCCCTCACCGGCCAGGACATCGGTCAGCTGGACGACGACCAGCTGACCCGTGCGGCCGAGACCACCACCGTCTTCGCCCGCGTCTCGCCCCAGGACAAGGCCCGAGTCGTACGGGCGCTGCGGCGCCGAGGCCGGGACATCGGGTTCCTGGGCGACGGCGTGAACGACGCGCTGGCCCTGCACGCCGCCGACGTGGGGCTGTCCGTGGACACCGCGACCGACGTGGCCAAGGACGCGGCCGACGTCCTGCTCCTGGAGAAGGACCTCGGCGTCCTCGCCGCCGGGGTCACCGAGGGCCGCCGGATCTTCGCCAACACCATCAAGTACGTCCTGATGGGCACCTCCAGCAACTTCGGCAACATGTTCAGCGCGGCCGGAGCCTCCCTGGTGCTGCCGTTCCTGCCGATGCTGCCCTCGCAGATCCTGCTCAACAACCTTCTCTACGACGCAGGGCAGTTGACCATCCCCACCGACCACGTCGACCCGGAGCAGCTGCGCGCGCCCTCGCACTGGGACATCGCCTTCATCCGTCGCTTCATGCTCTTCTTCGGGCCCGTCAGCTCCCTCTTCGACTTCCTCACCTTCGCGGTCATGATCGAGGTCTTCCACACCGGCGCCGAGCTGTTCCGCTCCGGTTGGTTCGTGGAGTCCCTCGCCACGCAGGCGCTGGTCGTCTTCGCCATCCGCACGCGCCGGGTGCCGTTCTACCGCAGCCGGCCCAGCCGCCCCCTGCTGGTCAGCGCCATAGGTGTCGTCACCGTCGGTGTCGCACTGCCGATGTCCCCGCTCGCGGGACCACTCGGTTTCCAATCCCTGCCGCTCGGACTCGTCCTCGCCCTGGCCCTGATGGTCGTGCTCTACCTGGTACTGATCGAGGGCGCCAAACACGTCTTCTACGCCCGCGCCGACGCACGGGCCGCGCTTCCACCGGTACGCCACCGCACCCTCCGGCACCGCATCCAACGGCGTGCCGGCCGCTTCAGCCACCCCGGACCGCTGCGACCCTGGTGA
- a CDS encoding DUF5994 family protein — protein sequence MTLAPPPPPSSTSAVRLRLVPQPAQGHMAQRIDGAWWPQSSDLASELPGLLGVLPHAWGQVTSVLVDEAVWSPFPGRLLVANQVVRLRRTTTQRSPSTVCLLAPGRGRWDLLVVPPAATDAEAGRLMESMAAVVRDRVGWGVAVR from the coding sequence ATGACACTCGCCCCACCGCCCCCGCCTTCCTCGACGTCCGCTGTCCGCCTGCGCCTGGTGCCCCAGCCGGCACAGGGCCACATGGCCCAGCGCATCGACGGCGCCTGGTGGCCCCAGTCGTCCGACCTGGCGTCCGAACTGCCCGGGCTGCTGGGCGTCCTGCCGCACGCCTGGGGACAGGTCACCAGCGTCCTCGTGGATGAGGCCGTATGGTCCCCGTTCCCGGGCCGACTGCTCGTCGCCAACCAGGTCGTACGCCTGCGCCGGACGACCACCCAGCGCTCCCCGTCCACCGTCTGCCTGCTGGCGCCCGGCCGCGGCCGGTGGGACCTGCTGGTGGTGCCGCCCGCCGCCACGGACGCGGAGGCCGGGCGGCTCATGGAGAGTATGGCCGCCGTCGTGCGGGACAGAGTGGGCTGGGGAGTCGCAGTCCGTTGA
- a CDS encoding GAF and ANTAR domain-containing protein, with protein sequence MKEQLMARTFVELADSLVADFDLMDFLRLLTDRCVDLLDASAAGVLLADRDGVLRVMAASDERVRLLELFQLQNHEGPCLDCFHTGTTVSVPDLRDEAARWPLFTAQAQRLGFTAVQALPMRLRDEAVGALNLFHTTPAPISPAATPFAQALADVATISLLQQRTTERSTLLNEQLQTALNSRVLIEQAKGKLAERRHTDMERAFTTLRAYARAHNRRLADVARAFIDETEHLPGLSPRNS encoded by the coding sequence ATGAAGGAACAGCTGATGGCCCGGACGTTCGTCGAACTGGCGGACAGTCTCGTCGCCGACTTCGACCTCATGGACTTCCTGCGCCTGCTCACCGACCGCTGCGTCGATCTGCTCGACGCGAGTGCGGCGGGCGTCCTGCTCGCCGACCGCGACGGCGTGCTGCGCGTCATGGCCGCCTCCGACGAACGGGTGCGCCTCCTCGAACTCTTCCAGCTCCAGAACCACGAAGGCCCCTGCCTGGACTGCTTCCACACCGGGACCACCGTCTCCGTTCCCGACCTGCGCGACGAAGCGGCCCGCTGGCCTCTGTTCACCGCCCAGGCGCAGCGCCTCGGCTTCACCGCCGTCCAGGCGCTGCCCATGCGCCTGCGCGACGAGGCCGTCGGCGCACTCAACCTCTTCCACACCACCCCGGCGCCCATCAGCCCCGCCGCCACCCCCTTCGCACAGGCCCTCGCCGACGTCGCCACCATCAGCCTGCTGCAACAACGCACCACCGAGCGCAGCACCCTCCTCAACGAACAGCTGCAGACCGCCCTCAACAGCCGCGTCCTGATCGAACAGGCCAAGGGAAAGCTCGCCGAACGCCGCCACACGGACATGGAACGGGCCTTCACGACGCTGCGCGCCTACGCCCGCGCCCACAACCGCCGCCTGGCGGACGTCGCCCGCGCCTTCATCGACGAAACCGAGCACCTCCCCGGTCTCAGTCCGAGAAATTCCTGA